The Coffea arabica cultivar ET-39 chromosome 6e, Coffea Arabica ET-39 HiFi, whole genome shotgun sequence genome contains the following window.
GTACCCCCTCAACTTTACATGTAGTTgcacatttgtgatttttttgaaacgtAATTGTAATTTACAAAGCTTATTTGTAGGGGTGGTTATAGGGTTAGTTTGGAgataaatatttcttaattataaaaatgtaacattgtattaaaatagcatacgaatgagcatttgtttttaattaaggagtaaaaaggatttaaagtataGATAATAAAGTATAAACGGTTTATGAAGTAGATAGTGAGAatgttttaaatttcaaatttgattgGTTATAAGGTTGATTATAATTCACTacttttatgtattaaaataaatacaaaaatctagaaaaaaaaatgagaagtttagaagccattgagagGGTCTCTGATAAAAACCCCTTCCTCAATACATATAGACATAGATATAGATGTTTGCAAGTTACGAACTACATCTGATACAAAACACGTTTCCAATTTACAAAGATTGCAGGTTCGCTTCATTTTTACtacaattttacattttttttatttagtaatcTCTATCACTTAACCAACGGATAACTAATAGTACCAAGTAACTGATAATGAAATCAACACTATGAAAAATCACATATCGAAAATTAAGGAGTCCATTTGAATTACAATTTTTCATAATTATTCACAACAACGGGTGATCGCTAACCTATTTTATTCTCATTTGCCATCCACACAAACCAAATACactgagggaaaaaaaaagtagtgtTTCTGAACTatactaaaattttcaaatgaacgATTCGTATTTCGTTGTGATGCTtcttattttagaaaaattgcaATGGATGgtagaatttcttgatatatatatatatatattgtgataCTATTTATAAACCATGTAAAATATACACTAATTTCAAATTCCATATGCTTTTAATTCTCAAAAAAATGGGGATAAGCTGTTCAACCAATGAATTAATTCATGCAAAGATTGTGCATTCTCATTTGTAACACGaactccacaaaattcaacagagTAAATTAAATCACCAATATTGCATTTCGTACTGAAGATTAATTAGTATGCAGAATGTTCGCACCTTCATACaaaaattatcaaatcgaatgcataatgtatgtaagtatttcattttgaaatcaaataaagcatgtgattacattcatttttattcatatatcattcattttctaatataaatttttattattctttCAAGTTCCATCTTCTAAAAAAAGGCAGTTTCttgaataatatatatatatttttttattatatttcgaactattgttagacaaatctgatattttaattatgttggtacaattttttaactttttttattcactctcttttttaatttcttttaataatGTCAGTACCGTGCATAGCACGGGTATCCACACTAGTAAAACTAATTATTGAGGTTGTACATCTATACGAGCCATCCATTTCCACTTTCACACTTCGAAGAAAAATATATCAGTTTTAGCCTCAAAACAAATGATTGGTCGAGAAATTTCACAACATATTTTATTACATGCTTTATATAACTGTCTCAAGTTACGTGCTCttccccaaaataataaactcTGTTTTTATAGGATGGATGGAGCATGTAGAGCTATGGTTCCATTTTGAATCCAAAACTACACTGGACCGAACAATACTTGatacgggaaaaaaaaaaaatccaaatcgaGAATCGAAACCAGAGAAAAAAACATAGGTAAAGATTCCAATTCTACTCCTCTAAAAATGGAATAAAAATCGAAACTGATTCTGGTTTAAATcgcattaaaagaaaaatgaaaacatcATGTATCCTTTTCTTATactcactttttcttttctttgttggaTTATGGGCTAGAATTGGAGTTtgaatttctttaattttcatcTTTTGGAGTAATGAAAAACTCGTGATGAATGGATCTTCTCCAGCCTTGAAACTTGTCAAAAgggaaaaatagaaaacaaaagggaaaacttCCGGAAATGCTGCGCCATAGCTTGTAAACGGGTTTCTAATCTAGTAAACATAGCAATCAAGTTGCAGCATCAATAATTATTCCCGTCACCAAACGCACATTTGAAGTGGTCCATGAGGCCTTCGCatgattttctatttaattttgttCATCCTTCACTGtatttaattacttttttaaattaattttttattttttaaaaatataatattttaataagCATTTTATGGACAGGACACCCGTCAAACAAATCGTCTTAAAAAAGAGATGTTAATTGTGCAACGGGGGTTTATACTTTGACTATTAAATTCACCTCTTTCACATTTATCACAGAGGCTTAGAATCtcctttgaaaaagaaaaatgtcgATTAAGATCGTCAAAATTGAACGCATCCAGATCCGATTTGCTTGTTGAACTTAGAATTGTTAGGGACGCATCCGCTAATCTTAAGCGTCAAAAGCACGGGATGCCAAAATAGCGCGTGGAAAAGCAAAAGCCGCTTAACGTTTCAAGATTTCGTTACCTTTCCCTTTTTAATTTGGCTTTGAATAGATCTCACGGAAAAGCCAACTGATTTCCGCCCCCCATTGGCAAAAAATTCAAACCGccgcgtttttttttttacgggcACAATTGAATTAATTGGCCACAATCGGATAAAGCGAAACCGAAAACATTCCATGGCTCACGCGCATAATTATGACTGTCCATGCTTTGACTTGCAACTGCAAAACAATCCTGACTTCCTTGATAAAAGCCAATCGTCTGACCAAAGCCCAGGCAAATCCCAAGAATTCATCTCTTTTCCCCTTCTCAATTTCGTAAAACACCAAGGGACCACTGTAGCGGCGTAAATAATCAATTTACCATATTGGTAACGAACTTTCTGTACTTTTTTTGACCATCGTTTTCAtgtcacatatatatatatatatatagtacatacatacataattatatatatatatattccaacAAAACGATTACAGTAAAAAGTTTCAACAAAATGCTCCTTAAAAAACAATTATTCAAATaaattgtttttaaaaaaattgttttgacAAAGCAGAATTTATTAAGCATCACAATAGGAGTTCATAACACATAAGTCTATCATTATAGACCTGCCAAAGTGCTAAAATATTTAGATACTAGCTAGCATTACGTTAGTCAATTATCATAATATCATTGATGAGTATAATGGCTGGCTGGTCATGGTATCACTAAAAATGCTAAGAGGCAAATTTATCTTTTGCAGATTCccattgaaaaatttttaaattgttCAAAATGCTCCAACTAGGCACGAGCGATAGATTTATCTTTACACTCTCTTTTAAATTTCTACGGGTTCAAAACCTCTATAAAAATATAGAGAAAATAGTTAAAAACATGCCTCAcattttgacaaataaattttttgataatttgtttttataatattaattttacgtTTCTTACTAGTATAAGTCAACAAAATTTGGTCCTAACTTaaatttctgattactttttaGTTTGAATCAACGTATGATCCGCATGCATCAATCATTGTTTTATGTACAAAATGGTCAAATCCCATCATTTTAATGataaaaaatgaatatggaTTGAATTAAATACCATTTTTTTAGATAAAAAATGGATATGATTCgtatcattttatattttttgaggaacaaaaatgaatatgaatttGATCTTTTATTTAACTACAAATGAAATCTAATATttttattctaaaaaatttgATCACGTGAGATCGCACGTTATATTTAGTGTAAAAAGTGGATTGAAATATAGGTTGGgattaaattttataaaattaatttaataagaaaaataaatttatcatttcaaaagtaaataatgaaaaattttatttatcggATGTCCCCGAAGGACTAATAGTCTCAGATCAAAACTAAAACGACATGAGAAAATTATACTGTAGTAGGTATTAATTAAGACTAGGAAGGAACTAAAACAGCATTCGTATTAATTTAAGTACCAAATTGCCATGGTATTAAGGTTAAGCCAACCGAAACCTCCTGTCTCTCTCCGACAAGATAGCGAAAGATATACCAAAAGTTCCTTATTCCTACACAGAGCTAACTATGCATCAGTCTTAGCAATGGCTGCTTttagggtttccagggttttgTGAATTTAATTTTTGGCACATTAACTTTCGATGGAAATGCCAGGCAGGCGATCGAACTACACCTTGTTGAGTCAATTTCCACCCGAGGACCACCCCCACCAACAGCCATCGAAGCACTCCGCCGTGACAGGTGGAGGAGCAGGAGTAGGAGGTGTGGCTTATTACGAGTCTCACTCCGTGGATAAGAGTAATAATAAAGGGAAAGTGGACAGAGGCGTATTCGATTGGGATTTAGTCGATCATAAGATGCAGAGTCGGATGGGGACCACGGGAGGGTTTCCTGGGTCGGTGGGGCTGCAGAGGCAGTCGAGTGGGAGTAGCTTCGGGGGCAGCTCGATCTCGGGGGAGTTTTACGGTGGACCATCGCTCTCGAATCATGAGTCGGCGTTTGGGCATTGGACGAATGACGGTGGTGGTGTTGCCGAATTGAGGCTCAAGGCGGCGGATGCCTCTGGCGGAGTCGGCCCTGGGTCATCGTCTTCCAAGAGCTGGGCGCAGCAGACAGAGGAGAGTTACCAGTTGCAGCTCGCCTTGGCACTTCGACTTTCATCCGAAGCCACGTGCGCTGACGATCCTAATTTCTTGGATCCCGTGCCTGATGAATCCGCTTCGAGGGCTTCAGCTTCGCCTGTGCCATCAGGAGCCATGTCGCATCGATTTTGGGTATTTTTATCTCAGATTTGTCCTCTTACTCTATGCTATCTGTTTGAATCTTTGCTTTTCTGGTGGAGTTAATGATGGTAGGTTTTTGTGCTATCAATTGGTTTAATATAGCAGTATTTTAACCAAAGGTATTGCTTGCAATTCGGGATTTTGATACAGTGGATGTTTCAATAAAAATTTAGCCAAGAACTGTTCCTGGGCTTTTGACGATCAGATTAACAGGCATTGTGAAACAGCAGATAGTTGGTAATAGAATAATTGCTTAAACTTGGTCCATGATGAGGTGAGCATGTTGTAAATagtccaaggaagaaaaatAGTTGATGACATTTTACTGAACTTATTGAAATAGTTTTGTCATGGAGTTATCAATATTCTACTGATACTGCTCAAGTGATTTCCAAATCCTTCCCTTGTTCCTTTTGCCCTTTCCCATCTACAACTTTTCCAACCCTGCACATCTTATATTTCCTGTCTGAGGTTTCTGCTTTCTTAATGCTGTGTATCAGGTAAATGGCTGCTTATCTTATTTTGACAAAGTCCCTGATGGGTTTTACTTAATTCACGGAATGGATCCATATGTATGGAATGTATGCTGCGACCTGCAAGAAAGTGGTCGTATTCCATCAATTGAATCATTGAAGTCTGTTGATCCTAACATTGTACCATCAGTTGAGGTGATTATAATTGACAGGCATAGTGATCCCAGCTTGAAGGAATTGCAGAATCGGGTTCATAGCATATCATCTAGTTGCATCACCACTAAGGATGTTGTTGACCAGCTTGCAAAGCTAGTTTGCAATTACATGGGGTGAGTTTCAGATGTCCCTCTTGAGAAATTCCTCTGAATTCTCTGTTTGGAGATCTAATATTGTTGTCATTTTCTTCTCGTTCCTTCACAAGGGGTCTAGCTTCCACTGATGAAGAAGACTTGGCTCCCAGATGGAAGGACTGCAGTGTTGACCTAAAGGATTGTTTAGGGTCTGTTGTACTTCCAATTGGTAGCCTCTCTGTCGGCCTCTGTAGGCACCGGGCTCTGTTATTCAAGGTATATTCTTAGATCTAGAGTTTCAAGTGTGTTAAATTGGAGGCATACTTGATGATTTCTTGACTATCTTTTTGTCACTAAGGCTGccattatatatttattatacaTTAGGCATGCcttttccctttctctttcCGGTTATATccttttattcttcttttttaacCTGTTGTTTCCTGGAATTAGCATGTCAACAAGGAATTGGAACAGGAAACCTTCTTGAAAGATGGTTTGGTTCAGAGCTTGAAGTGTTAAgagaaagtaaaataaaaaaatttgcgTGCTAGTATCTCTGAAATAGATATGAAATAGTCATGAAGAAAGCAAACAACAAATGGATGTTCCACTTTTATGTGCTGTCCTGTAAGGCAATTGAATATGATATGATTTGCATAAGCTAGGCATTGAGGCTTGTTTGAAATGACCTAGATGGCAATTTCAAAGTAGATGAGTTTCAAATAAATCATAGGTACATTATGTTGATGaagaaaaaaagtgaaatttCTGCTTGTAGATATCTGATTTATCATGCGTAACAAGTAAAGAGTTAATGCCTCCGCCTTGCATTGGAGGAAATTTAGCATTGATTGCATGTATTGGCTTACCTATGTAATCTCTTTTCTAAATGATTGATTTGTTCTCATCATGACTTTCCCTTTCCCTACGTTTATTGTTATTGAAAACGTAATACTTTGCATGCTTGTATGCTCACTTTCAGTTTTCTAAcatcttttttcctctttttgccCTCTATTTATCCCTTTCTTATCTGACGAACGATATAgatttggttgaaaatgacTGTTATACATCTCTCTCTGGGTTTTCTGCTTTTAAAGATTGAATTCAAAAGTCTAAACAGTTTAAAGTAATATTACCTTACTTCCTATACTAAGATTTCTGGCTTTATTGTTTGCTGAAGAACTGACACTAATAATACAAGATCAATAAGGTCCTTGTATAAACAATATTTTGGAAATTAGGGTGTTGACTTTTGGTTatgccgaaaaaaaaaaagaaggggttCAGGCGTGTCAATTTTTTGAAGTTTGTTTTTTAATTAAGGCCCTTTTTATTTACCTTAGCTTCTTTTCGCTTCAAGTTAGTGAATTGTAATTCATTTTGAAAGTATTGGAAGTGTATGTGACAGGAAGATTCATTTGTGTTCAATACAGAATTTTAATTCCCACAAAAGTGGCTTTTTAATGTGtataaaaatgatttttgcaGGTGCTGGCTGACAGTATTGATCTACCTTGTCGAATTGCTAAAGGATgcaaatattgttttagggaCGAAGCTTCTTCATGTCTTGTTAGATTCGGGCTTGAAAGGTAGACTATTGGAGATATATAGTGACATTGGTGATACTTTAATTTGGTTCAGTTTTCACAGAATGCAATATCTCTGACTAATGAAGAGAAACATCATCTCCAATGTGTTCCTTCATGCATATGTGACTTGCACTAGGGTGGTTCACCAATACAAAGAACATTTACTTTTTTGAACAAACATCtccagaaattttgttttgtttttttgttgttgttgttgtttttgttgtccTCATCAGTAGATGGTCAACAAGTTGGTAGTATGTGTACGTTTTATTGGACTGGATTTACTTTTCTCCCTTTGCCTTTCCTATTATAGAAGAAGAAAGGTGGAAAAGGTTTTTATTGTACTGAGTGTGGTCTTTCCAAATCAATTTTCTGCTGACAACTTTTCTTGTTACTTGGAGGATAAGGGTCAGACCTTTTGGAGATATCAGAGCTTTCACACAGGATTTGTGTTTAACTTTTAAGGATATTTAGGCTGCCTAAAGAGGTCATTGGCATCTTCCAACAGCATTGTTTTATTGATGTTTCTGGAGAAGAGTTAATGGGGATTATCAACAgtcaagttgaagttgaagttaATGGGGTTTTTACTTATATATAGAATCATTTCAGAAATTGAGATTTTCTCAAGCAGCTTGGTTTCGGAGAaaccaacaaccaaatccacctATCCTTCGCTAGAAATTACATTATACATGCAACTTGCATTATCAAAATATACTCAGTCTAATGCTGCTCATTTGTGTGGATGCATCTGTCTGTGTGATAAAAGCAAGTCTTTTTTGATAGTGATTGATAGTGACCTGTATTGGTATTGCTACAGGGAGTATCTTGTTGATTTGATTGGGAATCCTGGATGTTTATGTGAGCCTGATTCATTGTTGAATGGTCCATCTTCCATCTCAATTTCTTCGCCATTGCGCTTACCTCGATTTAGACAAGTTGATGCTACAATTGATTTCAGGTCACTGGCCAAACAGTATTTCTCTGATTGTCAGTCACTTAATCTCGTATTTGATGATTCTTCAACAGGTGATCATTTCTTTATCCTGAAAATTCCTCAACTCacctttttcctctctcttctctaGGAGATTGTATTGGCATTATTTCTGTTCAAGTAATAAAAAGTACCTAAAGGGGAGTATTTTCCTTTTCTGCTTCAGTTTGCATTGCCTTAGTACTTTGCATTGCTTAGCTGTATGAGATTTAGTATTTTTAAATGGATATCTCTTTTCCATTCATAGTACCTTTTTCTGGTCTGAGCatttatgtgtgtgtgtgtgtgtgtatatatatatatcttgtttTCATATAACTCAGCTTTCTTGCTGAAAGATGGTATTTCTTCTTATGTTGGTGCTGCCGATATTAATTCATGTAATCTTTCTTCTTTGGCCAAAATATTTTAGTGTTCGCAAGTATTATTTGGATGGCAAGGAAATCTCAAAAATATTTCATACTCTTTGATGAATGTCTAAGGTGCTTGCTTTAGCTTTTAGTTCTTTAAAGATATTTCATACTCTTTGAAGATATTAATTGTTCATTACCAAAAATGCCTTGGTTCTTAAAGTTTGGCTTTGTTTTATTGTAAGTACTATGTTCCAAATGTTTCCTGAAAGTAGACAACAAAGTTACAGTATccaatattttctcttggttggaGGCAACAGTTTTAGTGTTGCTTATCTGGTTGTTGGTTAGATATCAGTTAGTATGAAGGCTTAGAATTTTTATGTGTTGATCTATATTGAGAGTATTGCAGGAGCTACTGTTGAAGATGATGGAGACTCCACATATCATAAACAGTCTGATAGAAATTATATGGACAGAAACAGTGGTACCCCTAGTTCGAGCAATCAAGATGAAATTCAAAATCCCTGGATAAAGGGTCGGCTTAAAGAATCACAGGTTTCCAAATTCCCTAACGCTTATAATATCATGGGCTCAACCAATATGGCTTTATCTGCACAGCACATTCCTTCATTTGGGCATAGACCGCCTAGAGCTCTACCAGGACCTAGGATGGATGCTATTAAAGATCCGAGGTTTGTTGACAGAGGTCAACTGGTTCCTATGGCAACCAGTGGGGAACTTAACCTTGACGTGGAAGACTTGAACATCCCTTGGAGTGATCTTGTTTTAAAAGAGAGAATTGGATCTGGTATTTTCTCTATGCTGATCTAAGTGTTTGGGTTCAGGTTTTTGTTTTAGGGTGGTATTCCCAGTTTAAAATCAATTCATATATGTTTATGCTCATCAGAGTAACTGGCTCCAATTTTCAGGTTCTTTTGGTACAGTTCATCGTGCTGATTGGAATGGATGTGTAAGATATATGTCCTATCTCATGGTCCAAACTTTTTCATTGATGAATGCTAAAATCCCTTAAAAGGTTTATATGGGGAAATTATTGCCATTTGGCACATTTATTATGGGTAGATTTTTATGTGATTTCTCTTGATACTATTCTTTTTAAGGTTCCTTCAGTTCCTTATTTGGTCCTTGCATCAAT
Protein-coding sequences here:
- the LOC113696059 gene encoding serine/threonine-protein kinase CTR1-like, which produces MEMPGRRSNYTLLSQFPPEDHPHQQPSKHSAVTGGGAGVGGVAYYESHSVDKSNNKGKVDRGVFDWDLVDHKMQSRMGTTGGFPGSVGLQRQSSGSSFGGSSISGEFYGGPSLSNHESAFGHWTNDGGGVAELRLKAADASGGVGPGSSSSKSWAQQTEESYQLQLALALRLSSEATCADDPNFLDPVPDESASRASASPVPSGAMSHRFWVNGCLSYFDKVPDGFYLIHGMDPYVWNVCCDLQESGRIPSIESLKSVDPNIVPSVEVIIIDRHSDPSLKELQNRVHSISSSCITTKDVVDQLAKLVCNYMGGLASTDEEDLAPRWKDCSVDLKDCLGSVVLPIGSLSVGLCRHRALLFKVLADSIDLPCRIAKGCKYCFRDEASSCLVRFGLEREYLVDLIGNPGCLCEPDSLLNGPSSISISSPLRLPRFRQVDATIDFRSLAKQYFSDCQSLNLVFDDSSTGATVEDDGDSTYHKQSDRNYMDRNSGTPSSSNQDEIQNPWIKGRLKESQVSKFPNAYNIMGSTNMALSAQHIPSFGHRPPRALPGPRMDAIKDPRFVDRGQLVPMATSGELNLDVEDLNIPWSDLVLKERIGSGSFGTVHRADWNGCDVAVKILMEQDFHAELFNEFLREVQIMKRLRHPNIVLFMGAVTTPPNLSIVTEYLSRGSLYRLLHKPGAREVLDERRRLCMAYDVAKGMNYLHKRNPPIVHRDLKSPNLLVDKKYTVKVCDFGLSRLKANTFLSSKSAAGTPEWMAPEVLRDEPSNEKSDVYSFGVILWELATILQPWSYLNPAQVVAAVGFKGKRLEIPRDLNPHVAAIIEACWANEPWKRPSFSSIMESLKPLTKPSPTPQSGHGDVPLLT